Genomic DNA from Primulina huaijiensis isolate GDHJ02 unplaced genomic scaffold, ASM1229523v2 scaffold37407, whole genome shotgun sequence:
TTTCTCAAGCAGGTTGGTGGCTTTTTCGACTTACCTTTCCAtcttgttattttttaatattgtaGTTTTCATCTTTGTTTGAAAGATTAGCGTCGCGGCTCTTTAACGTGGtgttttctttaattattaatagctttatcttttcatgaaaatgatacGTGATAAGAGACTTTTCATTCTAATTGATTTGTAACAATTTCTGAAAAAACTGTTTAAATGAACGAGACATCAAATTTGCATGCtcgaattatttgaaaattttaataaaaaatgtaGTGATATACATTTTGAATACTGAAAGTTGAATGAAATTTTTACCAGTCAATATATTTTTGTCACACACATTTTACATTTCATAAATGTTATAACTCCCAATTTCAATACATTTAGGTATAACTCATGTACTTTTATATTCTCGTTTCTTTGTGATGTCGTGAAGTGATAAAAATAGACATTAGTTTCTAGCGAGTTAATAGAGTTGGGTTTTTGGTGCAGGCTAATCCAGCTAACCCAAGGACATTTCCATTTATACTACTTGGAAACAAGATCGATATAGATGGTGGTAATAGCAGAGTGGTAAGTTCGGTTGTTTTGCTTCTAAAATTTCATTCTTATGTTTATTAGCTCTAATTTGTCAAATACAGGTTTCTGAAAAGAAAGTCAAGGAATGGTGTGCATCAAAAGGGAACATACCTTACTTCGAGACATCAGCTAAAGAGGATTACAATGTTGATCCTGCATTCTCAAGTATTGCAAAAACTGCGCTAGTGATTGAGAATGATCAGGACATGTGAGTAAAACTTAAATGCTCCAATTGTCTTCACATTTGAAT
This window encodes:
- the LOC140968630 gene encoding ras-related protein Rab7-like produces the protein MRSFDTLDNWHEEFLKQANPANPRTFPFILLGNKIDIDGGNSRVVSEKKVKEWCASKGNIPYFETSAKEDYNVDPAFSSIAKTALVIENDQDIYFQGITEAVSETEQRGGCAC